The nucleotide window ACTTCGCCCCCGTACATCTCGTGCCACGCATAGGTGAATGATGACTGCGCAGTTTAACCGTCGCTGCGCGCGGTAGGTAAGGTACCCCAAGACCGAACCGGCTGGGGTTGAAGCAACCAGTAGATGACCGGCCTGCGCACGTGCCTCAAACGCACCTACGGGGAATAAGCCGAGCGTCTTACGCTCAATTCCCCACATGGCTATAACCTCTTGAAACCGCTTATCCTCAGCACCAATTGCCTCTACTACATAAGGAGCGTCCATAGAGGACGGTAGAGGGTTGGCGAAGTTGTCAGGTTCCATGGCAGGCGCTGGGTTGTGGCCGTTGGGGCAAGCTTTTGCTAGAGCAATATCATCCGAGTTGACACGCCGCCCCAGGCGTATGCCCACCAAACTCATCCGCATCCTCTCCTTCCTTGGCAAAGCCGCTGGCCTCGCCCTCACCATCGCCGGCCCCCTCTCCGGCCCCCCCATCGGCCTGACGGTTTTCGCCGCCGCCTCCCTCCTCAAAGATGCGGTCAACCACTTCGGCGACCTCGCCGACGACGGTAAACCCAACGACTCCTTCAAACCCTAACCCTACGGCATCAGTTCGATCCAGCAGCCCCGACCGCTTCACCGCGCCGGGGCTTTTATTTACCCTCCTGCGATCCACCCCGATCTTGCCGCCACCCGATCCACCGTGTATCTCTTTTTAATGCGCCGCATTTTCCCCTTCTTCGCTCTTTTGGCCCTCACTTCGCTTCCTCTGTTCTCCGCCGAAGCCAAGTGGCAAACCAACTACGAAGTCGCCCTCAAGCAGGCCTCAACCGAGAAAAAACCTCTCGTGATCGACTTTACTGGTTCCGATTGGTGCGGTTGGTGTATCCGCCTCGATAAGGAAGTGTTTTCCCAACCCGCCTTCGTGAGCTACGCCGGCCAAAAGCTAGTTTTGCTCAAGGTGGATTTCCCTCGAAAGACTCCGCTTCCAGAAGCGCAGGCAGCCAAAAACAAAGAACTCGCCCGTAATTATCGAGTGCGTGGCTATCCCACGATTATCGTGCTCGATCCCGCCGGTAAACAAATCGGGCAACTCGGGTACGAAAAGGGTGGACCAAAGGTTTGGCTCGCGGAATTGGAAAAAATCACCCTCCCAGCTCCCGGCTCCAAGCCATAATCATCCGACGGCCTCACCCCTCCCCCCACCGCAGTCGGCGGCAGCCGTAAACAACCAACCCCACCCCCGCCAGCGCCTGCAGCGCGAGCACCACCAAAGCCAGCTCCGCCGTGGGCAACCAGCGTTCATTGTTCAGCCGGAACGCGTCATAAATCCGCGTGTTGGTCATCGCGTTAAAATACCCCGCCCAGGCCCAAAACGCGTTCACGAAGGGGCGGCAGATCCAGAGCAAATAACTCGGCAGCGCCAGCACCACTCCGGACAGCGGCAGTTGCATGCCGACCAGAAACACCGAGGAAAACGACGCCCGCTCCGCCGTCCTCGCCACCGCCGATATCCCCAAGCTCACAAGGGTCATCGCCACGCACGACAGCGCCAGCGTGGTAATCTGCACCCACCATTGCCCCGGAAACCGGCACACCGACTTGACGAATATCGCCATCCACGCGCCCTGCGCCCCCGCTAGGCCGGTAAAAAAGATCACCTTGGATAGAGCATAAGCCGAGGCGCGCAGCCCGTTCATCCGCTCCTTCTCAAAAACCATGCGCTCGCCCGCGATTTCACGGGCCCCGTTATTCGTGCCGGTAAGCCCGAGCAAGATCACCTGAAACAACACCAACCCGACGACGAGGTTGGCCGCCTGGGTTGCCTCGCGTTGATGCCGGATGCTTTGTTGCAGGGACTCTAAAAAACCAGCGTTTGAGTCTAGGGCGATGGCGCTGATTTGCGGTAGTCCGCCCAACGCGAAAATCGCGACGAGCACCGGAAACCCAAAGGTGATCGCGCTTACTGACATCAAATTGCCCCGGTCGCGCCAAAAAAGCTGCCACCGCCGCCGCAACAGCGTCCACGTCTGCGCCCAGCAGCCCGGTGCCAGAGTAGCGCAGACTTCCAGTCTGCTTCGGCGTCCGCGGAAGGTGAAAGCAGACTGGAAGTCTGCGCTACTTTTTACCTCAACCCACTGCGCCTTCCACAAGTCCAATGCCTTTTCGTTCAGCCGCTCGTAAAGCTGCAGCGGGTCTTCGATCTTAAAATGCGCCAAAAACTCCGGATAACTCCCTTGAAACAGCATGGCCCCTTGGCCCAGCACCGTGATCCGGTCAAAACTGCGTAGCTTCGACAGGTTATGGATGATGCAGATAAACGACTTGCCGCGCTCCGTCGCCAGCCCGCGCAGCACCTCCAAAATTTGATCCTCCGAGCGCGGATCGAGCCCCGAGGTGACTTCGTCGCACACCAGCCAATCGGGGTCGTTGACCAACTCCAGCCCGAGTCCCAGCCGCCGCAATTGTCCTCCCGAGAGGTTTTCCACCCGCGTGGATCGCGCCGCATCGAGCCCCACCGTCGTCAAAATCGCATCGAGGCGCTCGTTTCGCGCCGAGTCGTCCGCGACCAGCAAATCCAGCGCGTAGGCTAAACTTTCCTCCACCGTGAGCTTGGGGTTGGCGATGCTGAACTGCGGCGCAAATCCCACCCGCCCCACCAGATCCCCCGGTTCGTCCACCTCCGCCCCGTCGAACTCCACCCGGCCGGTGCTCGGCACCAATCCGAGCAGCGCCTTGACGAGCGTCGTCTTGCCGCAACCGGATGGCCCAACCACCGCGTGCAGGCCCACACGGGGGAATTCCGCCGCCACCCCCGCCAGCAGGGTTTTAGCCCCGTCCGGGGTGGTGACCGTCAGATCTTGAGTGCGAAACATCGTGAGCGGCTACTTCTTCGCCTCGCCACTCGCCACCGCTGCATCGGCGGTACCGCCAGCGGCTTTGGCGAGACCACCTCCGCCCGCGCGGTTGTCCAAAATATCGGCGGTCAACCGCACAATGCCGTCATCCGCAAAATAGCTGGCCGGGTATTTTTCTTTGGCATCCAGGTAGGCGAGGAGTGCACCCACTCGCTGCCCCTGACGTTCCTCCACGTCCGCCTTGGCGATCAGCGAGGCAAAGGCCGACGCCTTCACCGCGAGGTCCGAGCGCGCCCGGTTGATTTGTAGGTCGTCGGGGAACGCACGGTAGGCGCGCTCGACGATTTCCCATGCACCGAGATCGTTTTTGGTCCGCTCCAACTCACGCGACTGCGCGATGGCTGTCTCGATCTGCTCCATGCGCTTCATGATGTCGGTGAACTTCTTGGTCCGCTCGGCGTCACCATGCAGCGCCGCCGCGAAACGGAACCGCTCGTTGAAAATCGACCTCAACTCCCCGTTCGACAGCAGTCGGTCGAAATCCTTGCCCGCCACATCCACCACGTCGGAGCGTTGCTCCACCCCGTTGGAAAATTTCGTGATCGCCGGGTTCGATGGCCAAGTCTCCATCGCCAGTTTGATCGCCTCCTCGGCACCCTTCATGTCGCCGGTCTTTGCCGCCAGCCCGGCTTTTTGCAGCGCGAGGCTGCTCACCTGCTTGGCCGCCACGATCAGCGCGTTGGGCTTCACCGCATCGAAGTCCGGCACCTTGGCCTTGATCTCGGTGATCAGCGTCGTTGCCCGTTCGAAATCCTTGGCCTCCAGCGCCGTCGCCAGATCGCCCATGCCCTGCACCGACGTGCGCAACTTATCCTTTTGGTCGATCGGGAAGGTTTTTACCACCGGCAGGAATTCCCCAAGGTGAAAAACTTCCATCAGGCGTAGCGACGACCCGTAGATTTCCCCTTTGCTCAAAAGATGGTTAACCGCCTTGGTGCCCGCATCCACCTCCCGCACCGCCTCGCGGGTCAGCGCCTCGATGCCCGAGGTGGTCAACTTCACATCGATGTCCCCCAGCAGTTGCTTTTTGAGGCCGTCGCCGCCCTCCATGTTACCCTGCTCGCCCGGGAAAAGGTAACGGTAAAAGTCCAACGCTATAAAAACATGCTGAAACCGGCGCTGGGCAAAAAGTTGGAAAATCATGCCCTGAAACTCCAGCTTCTGGTTCAGTCGCGAAGAGGTTTCCAGTTTTTCGTTATCGGCAATGCGCCGCTCGGCGTCTTCGAGCCGCTTTTGAAACGGACTCGACGCGTAATCTCGGCTGGGGGGCGGCGTAGCCGTGGCCGCAGTATTGGCCCTGATCGAATTCAGTACCTCGTTACGGTCGCTGTCCTTTGTTCGCACGACGTTCGATTCCGCCTGGGCACGCTTTTTCTCCAAATCTTTATTGGTTTGGAGGATATCCTTCACCTTGGCATTGGTCTGCCAATGGCTGATCAAGCTGTTCGCGAGGGTTTCGCTCAGGCGTGAATCGCCCTCGTAGTCAGCCGCCTTATAAAGCAGCCGCCACGCCTCAGCCAAACGCTGTTCTACGGAGCCACCCTTACGCCCCTTGAGCGTATCAGAGATGTCTTCGAGGGTTTGGTTGTAGGCAATATCGGCGGCACCATTGGCCTCCGGCGTCACCAAGTAGCGCTCGAAGCGCGCGAGCAGTACCTTGGATTCCCCCATGCCGAAGGTTTTACCCTGCCACGACACATTACCCGATTGCGGGTCAAACATCTTGAGCAAGTTAAGCCCCCCGCCGCCGCCACCACCAGGGTTTGGCGCCTCAGGGGCACTCTTGCTCTCACCGCCTGGCCTTGATGCCGCGGGAGCAGTCCCGCCGTCGGGTGGCTGTGTCGAACCGAATGGCGCCTGGGCGAAGACAATCGCCCCGCTGGCGATAAAAACTCCGATAAAAATAGTCCGCTTCTGTTTTTGCATTTTGTTTCGTATGTAGCGTTGGCCGTCCTCGGCCAATTTCTCAGCCGACAACGACCGATTGTCGTCCCGTAAGTGGCTTAGTTTTGATGGCTTCACAGTTTCCGCGCTTCGGTCAATTCCATCAGCCCGTCCATCGCCACCAGCACGGTGAGCGTATAAAGCTGGCCCGGCTCAGGGTTAAACGCCTGCACCTTACCGCCATCGAGAAACGGCACTGGGCGACCCGAAGCCGTGTCGCGGGCGAGGATGATTCGCCCGGTGCCTGCCTTCGTATCGAGTTGGCGCTCGATACGAGCAGAAAACTCGTAGCGATTGCCCGCGAGCCCCCGCGCATTGGCCAAATACGTTTCAATCGGCAGCTTAGGCGCACTGGGCATAAACGCGTGCCAGCCAAAAAAGCCCACCAGCCCCAGCACGACCAACCCAGCCACGATCCCCCCGACCACTGGACCGTTGGATTTTTTTGTAGTTTTCTGATTCATAGATTTTCGTGTCATTTCGTGTGTTTCGTGGGCAAATAAAACCTAGGACCGTTTAACGCCAAGTCATCGCCAAGGCCCTGCGTATTTTCTTTGCTTTCTTTAATCCCTTTAGGCCTTTGCATTAAAAGCTCCGTATTCTTCCGTGTCATTCCGTGTGTTCCGTGGGCAACTCTCCGGTGGTGTTCAAAATCACTTTCAGCGGGTTGTTTTTTGCGACTTCTGCGCATTTTTGCGGCCAAATCATCTGTTTTAAAATTTTGAAGGTGGGTGAAGGGATCCCTTTTAGTGTCATTTCGTGTTTTTTGTGGCCAATGGATGGTGGCTAGCCAGCGAAAACAGCGATGAACCTGTTTTCCTCGCGTGCTTTGCGCCCTTCAAACCTTTGCGTTAAAAACTCCGAATTCTTCCGTGTCATTCAGTGTATTCCGTGGGCAACTCTCAGGAGGTTTTCAAACTCACTTTCAGCGGAGTTGGTTTTTGCGACTTCTGC belongs to Opitutus sp. and includes:
- a CDS encoding ATP-binding cassette domain-containing protein, which produces MFRTQDLTVTTPDGAKTLLAGVAAEFPRVGLHAVVGPSGCGKTTLVKALLGLVPSTGRVEFDGAEVDEPGDLVGRVGFAPQFSIANPKLTVEESLAYALDLLVADDSARNERLDAILTTVGLDAARSTRVENLSGGQLRRLGLGLELVNDPDWLVCDEVTSGLDPRSEDQILEVLRGLATERGKSFICIIHNLSKLRSFDRITVLGQGAMLFQGSYPEFLAHFKIEDPLQLYERLNEKALDLWKAQWVEVKSSADFQSAFTFRGRRSRLEVCATLAPGCWAQTWTLLRRRWQLFWRDRGNLMSVSAITFGFPVLVAIFALGGLPQISAIALDSNAGFLESLQQSIRHQREATQAANLVVGLVLFQVILLGLTGTNNGAREIAGERMVFEKERMNGLRASAYALSKVIFFTGLAGAQGAWMAIFVKSVCRFPGQWWVQITTLALSCVAMTLVSLGISAVARTAERASFSSVFLVGMQLPLSGVVLALPSYLLWICRPFVNAFWAWAGYFNAMTNTRIYDAFRLNNERWLPTAELALVVLALQALAGVGLVVYGCRRLRWGEG
- a CDS encoding thioredoxin family protein codes for the protein MRRIFPFFALLALTSLPLFSAEAKWQTNYEVALKQASTEKKPLVIDFTGSDWCGWCIRLDKEVFSQPAFVSYAGQKLVLLKVDFPRKTPLPEAQAAKNKELARNYRVRGYPTIIVLDPAGKQIGQLGYEKGGPKVWLAELEKITLPAPGSKP